One region of Azoarcus sp. CIB genomic DNA includes:
- a CDS encoding PEP/pyruvate-binding domain-containing protein, whose amino-acid sequence MTAAEGAAGSAPVSSDWIRDLAALTPADARAVGNKALRQGLLLAAGFPVSPGFCVTAAAVAAWREGGADREAVCVALLAAYRALGGRVAVRSSAIEEDGEGASYAGVYATELGVHGEAALLAALERCIASWAEPAAAEYRTRLGHADAALAILVQRLVPAVAAGIAYTRAPLDTRRREVHVDAVWGLAEPLAAGRHVGDSFVLSHAGRLLRKRIGHKREALAADGPHPVRPQRARVACLTPAESREVALLALRAEAFFGGPQDVEFAVDLCGVWLLQARPLVAASTAGGAGLENYLAGERRRLARKFADLRRRGVLHGSQLVLSNGNVGELLPTPTAMSFGLFRDIFAGRRGAIVTGRRRLGYRFDPRCVDHLYELVAGQLCFNVEVDAATFGDGAEPPVDDYLDRVVADPSLANYPEVRLYGRLPLDAPAAAVRERFERGLRAAARAYLARYESQVVPRLGVPAALEQAVASTEPCRVVAAVSDLVRFLRTGPCVEFVIAARLGFHFAAEVRRTLEALLGSDSEAVCARLLSGLPGSHITRQALWLEEVAERRRSRADYLAAYGHGADNELELAEPRLAEDPARLDELLANLRTSGRRPAAEFARQQAARRAAEAELGERLAAAGVDDAARAALFEALAFAQHFLPLRETIKHHYTAVHALIRHAALHLAAHLDWPEALIFHLHTRELPAALRDPAALRRRAERRAAEHAMARLAARLHCVPAVVFGARLDAIGVPTARASDGAEGSAWSGEPLSPGKVCGVARVFAPGDPVPAEGWRGDEILVLRAANLGVTPLFRIVAGLVVEVGGLLAHSACQAREAGIPAIALPDATRLIADGARIVLDGASGRIAVLEPAPGDPANEPPDDLSARLPAQLAAV is encoded by the coding sequence GTGACAGCCGCGGAGGGCGCGGCCGGGAGCGCGCCGGTGTCGTCGGACTGGATCCGCGACCTCGCCGCGCTCACGCCGGCGGACGCCCGCGCGGTGGGCAATAAGGCGTTGCGCCAGGGCCTTCTGCTCGCGGCGGGCTTCCCGGTGAGTCCCGGTTTCTGCGTCACCGCGGCAGCCGTCGCGGCGTGGCGCGAGGGCGGGGCGGACCGCGAAGCGGTGTGCGTTGCGCTGCTGGCGGCCTATCGCGCGCTCGGCGGGCGCGTCGCGGTGCGCAGCTCCGCGATCGAGGAGGACGGCGAGGGTGCGAGCTATGCCGGCGTGTACGCCACCGAACTCGGCGTGCACGGCGAGGCGGCGCTGCTCGCCGCGCTGGAACGCTGCATCGCCTCGTGGGCCGAACCGGCCGCGGCCGAGTACCGCACGCGGCTGGGGCATGCCGATGCGGCGCTGGCGATCCTCGTGCAACGCCTCGTCCCCGCGGTCGCCGCTGGTATCGCCTATACGCGCGCGCCGCTCGACACCAGGCGCCGCGAGGTGCACGTCGATGCCGTCTGGGGGCTGGCGGAACCGCTCGCCGCGGGGCGGCACGTCGGCGACAGCTTCGTCCTGTCCCACGCCGGCCGCCTGCTGCGCAAGCGCATCGGCCACAAGCGCGAGGCGCTTGCAGCCGACGGTCCACACCCGGTGCGTCCGCAACGCGCGCGCGTCGCCTGCCTGACGCCCGCCGAGTCGCGTGAGGTCGCACTGCTCGCGCTGCGCGCCGAAGCCTTCTTCGGCGGCCCGCAGGATGTCGAGTTCGCCGTCGACCTGTGCGGCGTGTGGCTGCTGCAGGCGCGCCCGCTCGTCGCCGCGAGCACGGCAGGCGGCGCAGGGCTGGAAAACTACCTCGCCGGCGAGCGGCGGCGCCTCGCGCGCAAGTTCGCCGACCTGCGCCGGCGCGGTGTGCTGCACGGCAGCCAGCTCGTGCTTAGCAACGGCAACGTCGGCGAGCTGCTGCCGACGCCGACCGCGATGAGTTTCGGCCTGTTCCGCGACATCTTCGCCGGGCGTCGCGGCGCGATCGTGACCGGGCGCCGGCGCCTCGGCTACCGCTTCGACCCGCGCTGCGTCGATCACCTGTACGAGCTGGTCGCCGGGCAACTCTGCTTCAATGTCGAAGTTGACGCCGCGACTTTCGGCGACGGCGCGGAGCCGCCGGTGGACGACTACCTCGACCGCGTCGTAGCCGACCCCTCGCTCGCGAACTATCCGGAAGTGCGCCTGTACGGCCGGCTTCCCCTCGATGCTCCCGCCGCCGCAGTGCGGGAGCGTTTCGAGCGCGGCCTGCGCGCGGCGGCACGCGCCTACCTCGCGCGCTACGAATCGCAGGTCGTGCCACGCCTCGGCGTGCCGGCGGCGCTCGAGCAAGCCGTCGCGTCGACCGAGCCTTGCCGGGTCGTCGCCGCCGTGTCGGATCTCGTGCGCTTCCTGCGCACCGGCCCCTGTGTCGAATTCGTCATCGCCGCCCGGCTCGGCTTCCACTTCGCGGCCGAGGTTCGCCGCACGCTCGAAGCCCTGCTCGGATCGGACAGCGAAGCCGTGTGCGCGCGCCTGCTGTCCGGCCTGCCCGGCAGCCACATCACGCGCCAGGCGCTGTGGCTGGAGGAGGTCGCAGAGAGGCGCCGTAGCCGTGCCGATTACCTCGCCGCCTACGGCCACGGAGCCGACAACGAACTCGAACTCGCCGAGCCGCGGCTCGCCGAAGATCCCGCTCGCCTCGACGAACTGCTCGCGAACCTGCGCACCAGCGGCCGCCGGCCGGCGGCCGAATTCGCGCGCCAGCAGGCCGCCCGCCGCGCGGCCGAGGCGGAACTCGGGGAACGCCTCGCCGCTGCCGGCGTGGACGATGCCGCGCGCGCGGCGCTCTTCGAGGCGCTCGCCTTCGCGCAGCACTTCCTGCCACTGCGCGAGACGATCAAGCACCACTACACCGCCGTCCATGCGCTGATCCGCCACGCCGCGCTGCACCTTGCCGCGCATCTCGACTGGCCCGAGGCGCTGATCTTCCATCTCCACACGCGCGAACTGCCTGCCGCGTTGCGCGACCCCGCAGCGCTGCGCCGCCGCGCCGAGCGCCGCGCCGCCGAGCACGCGATGGCACGTCTCGCCGCGCGCCTGCACTGCGTCCCGGCCGTCGTGTTCGGCGCGCGCCTCGACGCCATCGGCGTGCCGACGGCGCGTGCTAGCGACGGGGCGGAGGGGAGTGCCTGGAGCGGCGAACCGCTGTCCCCCGGCAAGGTCTGCGGCGTCGCACGCGTGTTCGCCCCCGGCGACCCAGTGCCGGCCGAGGGCTGGCGCGGCGACGAGATCCTCGTCCTGCGCGCCGCCAACCTCGGCGTCACGCCGCTCTTCCGCATCGTCGCGGGGCTCGTCGTCGAAGTCGGCGGGCTCCTCGCCCACAGCGCCTGCCAGGCGCGCGAAGCCGGCATCCCGGCGATCGCGCTGCCCGACGCGACGCGCCTGATCGCCGACGGCGCGCGCATCGTCCTCGACGGCGCCAGCGGTCGCATCGCCGTACTCGAACCCGCTCCCGGAGACCCTGCAAATGAACCCCCCGACGACCTCTCAGCGCGACTTCCCGCCCAACTCGCCGCGGTTTGA
- a CDS encoding peptidase U32 family protein, which translates to MMPILMAPGGSLEMAFASLARGADSVYVGPRGWSRRPATDELDDGAIAELVAEAARDGKDVRVAINVMPAPDEVGLFLDRVASFAKIGVSGVMACDPGLIPLVRRAHPALDIHVSVTAGVFNVEDVRFYDELGADYVVLPYRWGVAEAAQIRAASPMKLEAFLFQNPHRGRICPGRCYSSSYFHVKHLRGDDDKDLYLGSAARGGSCYRICRGEWSLTAGDRLHPDSPRLKSSPELLLWEVPEYVAMGVERFKIPGRERTAALVADIVGFYRRVIDASLRGERIEGFAPEWLELKDRWSGERDNRDDSRIRGAERAGRAIRAGVAA; encoded by the coding sequence ATGATGCCGATCCTGATGGCCCCCGGTGGCAGCCTCGAAATGGCCTTCGCGTCGCTCGCGCGCGGCGCCGACTCCGTCTACGTCGGGCCGCGCGGCTGGAGCCGCCGTCCGGCCACCGACGAGCTTGACGACGGCGCGATCGCCGAGTTGGTCGCCGAGGCCGCGCGCGACGGCAAGGACGTGCGCGTCGCGATCAACGTGATGCCCGCGCCCGACGAAGTCGGCCTGTTCCTCGACCGCGTCGCGAGCTTCGCGAAGATCGGCGTGAGCGGCGTGATGGCGTGCGACCCCGGCCTGATCCCCTTGGTGCGCCGCGCGCATCCCGCGCTGGACATCCACGTCAGCGTCACCGCCGGCGTGTTCAACGTCGAGGACGTGCGCTTCTATGACGAGCTGGGAGCGGACTACGTCGTGCTGCCCTACCGCTGGGGCGTCGCCGAGGCCGCGCAGATCCGTGCCGCGAGCCCGATGAAGCTCGAAGCCTTCCTGTTCCAGAACCCGCATCGCGGCCGCATCTGCCCGGGGCGCTGCTATTCGAGCAGCTACTTCCACGTCAAGCACCTGCGCGGCGACGACGACAAGGATCTCTACCTCGGCTCGGCGGCGCGCGGCGGCAGCTGCTACCGTATCTGTCGCGGCGAGTGGTCGCTCACCGCGGGCGATCGCCTTCATCCCGACTCGCCGCGCCTGAAGAGCAGCCCCGAGCTGCTGCTGTGGGAAGTGCCCGAATACGTCGCGATGGGCGTCGAACGCTTCAAGATTCCCGGCCGCGAGCGCACCGCAGCGCTCGTCGCGGATATCGTTGGCTTCTATCGGCGCGTGATCGACGCGTCGCTGCGTGGCGAACGCATCGAAGGCTTCGCGCCGGAATGGCTGGAACTCAAGGACCGCTGGAGCGGCGAGCGCGACAACCGCGACGACTCCCGTATCCGCGGGGCGGAACGGGCGGGCCGCGCGATCCGCGCCGGGGTCGCCGCGTGA
- a CDS encoding ABC transporter substrate-binding protein: MSAVSALPTLRAAFEATGSGAWLMRAIVACGLDEANGYRLALQLGDDRMRGERQATEARLIDGEVDLIDTDWLSLARHRAAGLPLVAAAPYGAIFGGLVARRGSALRGLADLPGKRIGVVHAQDKNWLLLRAACRLRHGFDPAEASPCIAAGSKSDLHDALCGGALDAALLYWHQVPALVAGGAFREVCDLAALLAALPVPRPQVPTSFFVCHEALARSAPALLQGFARSAAAAADRLRADPGLWSRVAGVPAGSWAGAVLRRKWLARVGLPWAPQMAARLQELADLMAPPGAPRHALPAGLLAAGLHP; this comes from the coding sequence ATGTCCGCCGTTAGTGCCCTCCCGACCCTGCGCGCGGCCTTCGAAGCCACTGGCAGCGGCGCCTGGCTGATGCGCGCGATCGTCGCCTGCGGCCTCGACGAGGCCAACGGCTACCGCCTGGCGCTGCAGCTGGGCGACGACCGCATGCGCGGCGAGCGTCAGGCGACCGAGGCGCGGCTGATCGACGGCGAGGTCGATCTCATCGACACCGACTGGCTGTCGCTCGCGCGTCATCGCGCCGCCGGCCTGCCGCTGGTGGCGGCCGCCCCGTACGGCGCGATCTTCGGCGGCCTCGTCGCGCGACGGGGCAGCGCGCTGCGCGGTCTCGCGGACCTGCCGGGCAAGCGCATCGGCGTCGTCCACGCGCAGGACAAGAACTGGCTGCTGCTGCGCGCCGCGTGCCGGCTGCGCCACGGCTTCGACCCGGCTGAAGCGTCGCCTTGCATCGCCGCCGGCTCGAAGAGCGACCTGCACGACGCCCTGTGTGGCGGCGCGCTCGACGCGGCCCTCCTGTACTGGCACCAGGTGCCCGCGCTCGTCGCGGGCGGTGCGTTCCGCGAGGTGTGCGACCTGGCCGCGCTGCTTGCCGCGCTTCCCGTCCCGCGGCCCCAGGTGCCGACGAGCTTCTTCGTCTGCCACGAGGCGCTGGCGCGCTCGGCGCCCGCCCTGCTGCAGGGCTTCGCCCGCTCGGCCGCCGCCGCGGCGGATCGCCTGCGCGCCGATCCCGGCCTGTGGTCGCGTGTCGCCGGCGTGCCGGCGGGCAGCTGGGCCGGCGCCGTGCTGCGGCGCAAGTGGCTCGCCCGCGTCGGCCTTCCGTGGGCGCCGCAGATGGCCGCGCGGCTGCAGGAACTCGCCGACCTGATGGCGCCGCCCGGCGCTCCCCGACATGCACTGCCGGCCGGCCTCCTCGCCGCCGGTCTCCATCCCTGA
- a CDS encoding peptidase U32 family protein: MVKLLAPAGSLEMARAAVDEGADIIYVGPLGFSRRPYESEMSDDAIREAAAYARAGGAELRVVLNTFPTPYDFGRFVDKAVRYAADGASGFIVTDVGLMRALRREIPDTVLHVSIGSGISNLADAAFYRDAGADVIILPYRWDVAEIEAVRRASDIGLETFLFETVQTGKLCPGKCIMSSYLRFRDWLEVEGSRDFHGSANRGAKECYRVCQANWEFGAAGADPVEIKLRRDARLMLAQLPGFVAAGVTCFKLSGRERPVGMIRDLVRFYRRAIDEVVAGVSDLDHHAGELAELRGRWVREKAKRVDTLMDRAANYVA; the protein is encoded by the coding sequence ATGGTAAAGCTGCTCGCCCCGGCTGGCTCGCTGGAGATGGCGCGCGCGGCGGTCGACGAGGGCGCCGACATCATCTACGTCGGCCCGCTCGGCTTCTCGCGCCGCCCCTACGAGTCCGAGATGAGCGACGACGCGATCCGCGAGGCGGCCGCCTATGCGCGGGCGGGCGGCGCGGAACTGCGCGTGGTGCTCAATACCTTCCCGACGCCCTACGACTTCGGCCGCTTCGTCGACAAGGCCGTGCGCTACGCGGCCGACGGCGCGTCCGGCTTCATCGTCACCGATGTCGGTCTGATGCGCGCGCTGCGCCGCGAGATCCCGGACACGGTGTTGCACGTGAGCATCGGCAGCGGCATCAGCAACCTCGCCGACGCGGCCTTCTACCGCGACGCCGGCGCCGACGTGATCATCCTGCCCTACCGCTGGGACGTCGCCGAGATCGAAGCCGTGCGCCGTGCGAGCGATATCGGGCTGGAGACCTTCCTCTTCGAGACGGTGCAGACCGGCAAGCTGTGCCCCGGCAAATGCATCATGAGCAGCTACCTGCGCTTTCGCGACTGGCTGGAAGTCGAGGGCAGCCGCGACTTCCACGGCAGCGCGAACCGCGGCGCGAAGGAGTGCTACCGCGTGTGCCAGGCGAACTGGGAATTCGGCGCGGCGGGGGCGGACCCGGTCGAGATCAAGCTGCGCCGCGACGCGCGACTGATGCTCGCGCAGCTGCCGGGCTTCGTCGCCGCCGGCGTCACCTGTTTCAAGCTGTCGGGGCGCGAGCGGCCGGTCGGCATGATCCGCGACCTCGTCCGCTTCTACCGCCGTGCGATCGACGAGGTCGTCGCCGGCGTGAGCGATCTCGATCACCACGCCGGGGAACTCGCCGAGCTGCGCGGGCGTTGGGTGCGGGAGAAGGCGAAGCGCGTCGACACCTTGATGGATCGGGCGGCGAATTATGTGGCTTGA
- a CDS encoding peptidase U32 family protein, with protein MFELSTDVGNLKELREGDFSAYDAIYLGDFSCPEYPNNFSSHAELLEAGLQHVHARGQKAYLRLYAVPGNDDLAWVGDVIDTALQLPFDALEVHNLGVLRMLRERGCTAPIHLGVFGNLYTHETAKVLKDFGVTRVYPNPELSLDEVRYIAEHADIEVLVPVHGKIPLVISETCFILEHAEEGAEGACGDGSCSYQCTQEHWLKRGRDDGSRADWSLKDTGRMTLSGKDLCMVEHGGRLADMGLKHFYVHNKGEAPGYAAAVGRIYRDALTRAFAGEAAPDFAPALDTLAGLAREGLCNGYYFEGAGQRYIGRN; from the coding sequence ATGTTCGAACTCTCGACCGACGTCGGCAACCTCAAGGAACTGCGCGAGGGCGATTTCTCGGCCTACGACGCGATCTACCTCGGCGATTTCTCCTGTCCCGAGTATCCCAACAACTTCAGCTCGCATGCGGAGCTGCTCGAAGCGGGGCTGCAGCACGTGCATGCGCGCGGCCAGAAGGCCTACCTGCGCCTGTACGCGGTGCCGGGCAACGACGACCTCGCATGGGTCGGCGACGTCATCGACACCGCACTCCAGCTGCCCTTCGACGCGCTGGAGGTGCACAACCTGGGCGTGCTGCGCATGCTGCGCGAGCGCGGCTGCACGGCGCCGATCCACCTCGGCGTGTTCGGCAACCTGTACACGCACGAGACCGCGAAGGTGCTCAAGGACTTCGGCGTCACGCGCGTGTATCCGAATCCGGAGCTGTCGCTCGACGAGGTGCGCTACATCGCCGAGCACGCCGACATCGAGGTGCTGGTGCCGGTGCACGGCAAGATCCCGCTGGTGATCTCCGAGACCTGCTTCATCCTCGAGCACGCCGAGGAGGGCGCGGAGGGCGCATGCGGCGACGGCAGCTGTTCGTATCAGTGCACGCAGGAACACTGGCTCAAGCGCGGCCGCGATGACGGCAGCCGTGCCGACTGGTCGCTGAAGGACACCGGCCGCATGACGCTGTCGGGCAAGGACCTGTGCATGGTCGAGCACGGCGGCCGGCTGGCAGACATGGGCCTGAAGCACTTCTACGTGCATAACAAGGGCGAGGCGCCGGGCTACGCGGCGGCGGTGGGGCGCATCTACCGCGACGCGCTGACGCGGGCCTTCGCCGGCGAGGCGGCGCCCGATTTCGCGCCGGCGCTCGACACGCTCGCGGGCCTCGCGCGCGAAGGGCTGTGCAACGGCTATTACTTCGAAGGCGCGGGCCAGCGCTACATCGGGCGGAATTGA
- a CDS encoding peptidase U32 family protein: MVMMMAPGGTLEMAKAVLDEGADAVYVGVVGWSRRGAQDELNDDEIRHTIDYAMARGKEVRVVVNTLPSSTELPMFVERVERYAGWGAQGFMISDLGAMRLVKERLPHVNVHTSVGCGITNYEDVRFLRELGADYVVLPYRLSVEEIRQIKGAGKVGIEVFLFKTPSGGKICPGKCNMSSYFSFRRWLDTEGKDHFFGSASRGGDCLRVCQTEWNFNVDDIDYRMPMTIKTNPALWLEELPDYLAAGVDCLKVPGRDRSAVLVRDIVRVYRRAVDAILETDRPDLSVFATELEILRGRWMTERNKRDNRLLRQAIDESVRVSAAAAAVTQ; this comes from the coding sequence ATGGTGATGATGATGGCCCCCGGCGGCACGCTGGAGATGGCGAAGGCGGTGCTCGACGAAGGGGCGGACGCGGTGTACGTCGGCGTCGTCGGCTGGAGCCGGCGCGGCGCGCAGGACGAGCTCAACGACGACGAGATCCGCCACACGATCGACTACGCGATGGCGCGCGGCAAGGAGGTGCGCGTGGTCGTGAACACGCTGCCGAGTTCGACCGAGCTGCCGATGTTCGTCGAGCGCGTCGAGCGCTACGCGGGCTGGGGCGCGCAGGGCTTCATGATCAGCGACCTCGGCGCGATGCGGTTGGTGAAGGAGCGCCTGCCGCATGTGAACGTGCATACCAGCGTCGGCTGCGGGATCACCAACTACGAGGACGTGCGCTTCCTGCGGGAACTCGGCGCGGACTACGTCGTGCTGCCCTACCGCCTGTCGGTGGAGGAGATCCGCCAGATCAAGGGCGCGGGCAAGGTCGGCATCGAGGTCTTCCTGTTCAAGACGCCGTCGGGCGGCAAGATCTGCCCCGGCAAATGCAACATGAGCAGCTATTTCAGCTTCCGCCGCTGGCTCGACACCGAGGGCAAGGACCACTTCTTCGGCTCGGCCTCGCGCGGCGGCGACTGCTTGCGCGTGTGCCAGACGGAGTGGAACTTCAACGTCGACGACATCGACTACCGCATGCCGATGACGATCAAGACCAATCCGGCGCTGTGGCTGGAGGAACTGCCGGACTACCTCGCCGCCGGTGTCGACTGCCTGAAGGTGCCCGGGCGCGACCGTTCGGCGGTGCTGGTGCGCGACATCGTGCGCGTGTACCGGCGCGCGGTCGACGCCATCCTCGAAACGGATCGCCCCGACCTCTCGGTGTTCGCCACGGAGCTCGAGATCCTGCGCGGGCGCTGGATGACCGAGCGCAACAAGCGCGACAACCGCCTGCTGCGCCAGGCGATCGACGAATCCGTACGCGTTTCCGCCGCCGCCGCGGCCGTGACCCAATAA
- a CDS encoding aminotransferase class I/II-fold pyridoxal phosphate-dependent enzyme has translation MDFVMPQLAVGSRADAADGAALQLGRAVADRVALPAATIREAAAFLAGRVAAGHRVLMHCEQGISRSPALAACFLHEYLGLPLDEAFTRVRAARPQADPHPALLASIRAHYAGAAVPAIDLSGNENPFGPSPAACAAITRELAKLHRYPSVDAAKLRTLLAGRAGLSSAHVLIGNGACELIDLAMRSLVGPGGEVLIPDPAFPAYRSAADRTGARVVRVPLDGADYSLDAFRERITPATRMVVVASPHNPTGTLMAPADWTRLRHALPPGAALLLDEAYRDYAMDQELIDGIADLRDGAPVLVLRSLSKVEGLAGLRIGYGYAPPEIVQRMTALCPQYHLGSLAQAAALAALQDEGHRRDSIAANARERDVLMSALARLGVDFVPSAANFVLLRAPRDALARLAERGVAVKCMARYGLPQHIRVSVGLPAENARFLAVLGELLREDNECRAAIPA, from the coding sequence ATGGATTTCGTGATGCCGCAGCTGGCCGTGGGCAGCCGTGCCGACGCCGCCGACGGTGCGGCGCTGCAGCTGGGACGGGCGGTGGCCGACCGTGTGGCGCTGCCCGCCGCGACGATCCGTGAGGCCGCCGCGTTCCTCGCCGGCCGCGTCGCCGCCGGACACCGGGTGCTGATGCATTGCGAGCAGGGAATCTCGCGCTCGCCGGCGCTGGCCGCGTGCTTCCTGCACGAATACCTCGGCCTGCCCCTCGACGAGGCCTTCACCCGGGTGCGCGCCGCCCGCCCCCAGGCGGACCCCCATCCCGCGCTGCTCGCGTCGATCCGCGCGCATTACGCCGGGGCGGCTGTGCCCGCCATCGATCTGTCCGGCAACGAAAACCCCTTCGGACCCTCGCCCGCGGCGTGCGCCGCGATCACGCGCGAGCTGGCGAAGCTGCACCGCTATCCGTCCGTCGATGCGGCGAAGCTGCGCACCTTGCTCGCCGGGCGTGCGGGGCTGTCGTCGGCGCACGTGCTGATAGGCAATGGCGCGTGCGAGCTGATCGATCTGGCGATGCGCAGCCTCGTCGGCCCCGGCGGCGAGGTGCTGATCCCCGACCCGGCCTTTCCGGCCTATCGCTCCGCAGCGGATCGAACCGGTGCGCGGGTGGTTCGCGTGCCGCTCGACGGCGCGGACTACAGCCTCGACGCCTTCCGCGAACGCATCACGCCGGCGACACGGATGGTCGTCGTTGCATCGCCCCATAACCCGACCGGAACGCTGATGGCCCCGGCGGACTGGACGCGTCTTCGCCACGCGCTGCCCCCTGGCGCGGCGCTACTGCTGGACGAGGCCTATCGCGACTATGCGATGGACCAGGAACTGATCGACGGTATCGCCGACCTGCGCGACGGGGCGCCCGTGCTCGTCCTGCGTTCGCTCTCCAAGGTCGAGGGGCTCGCGGGCTTGCGCATCGGCTACGGCTATGCGCCTCCGGAGATCGTGCAGCGCATGACGGCGCTGTGCCCGCAATACCACCTCGGCTCGCTCGCGCAGGCGGCTGCGCTTGCAGCGCTGCAGGACGAAGGGCACCGCCGCGACAGCATCGCGGCGAATGCGCGCGAGCGCGACGTGCTGATGAGCGCCCTCGCGCGCCTCGGCGTCGATTTCGTGCCTTCCGCGGCGAATTTCGTGCTGCTGCGAGCGCCGCGCGATGCGCTGGCGCGCCTGGCCGAGCGCGGCGTCGCCGTGAAGTGCATGGCCCGTTACGGACTGCCGCAGCACATCCGCGTCAGCGTCGGCCTGCCTGCCGAGAACGCGCGCTTCCTCGCCGTGCTGGGTGAGCTGCTGCGCGAGGACAACGAATGCCGGGCAGCGATCCCGGCCTGA
- a CDS encoding multidrug effflux MFS transporter — MPATSPWLAFVLAALAAIGPFSIDTYLPAFGAMGAELGASPLQIQQTLTAYMATFAFMVLWHGALADHFGRRHVLIAGSVLFALASLVCALAPSIEWLWVGRALQGMVGGAGMVVGRAVIRDLFDGAHAQRLMSRVMLIFGVAPAIAPIIGGLLLAAAGWRAIFFFLAFLGAVLAVLTWRFLPETLPPGHRHPLHPVLLGRAYRRVLGSGAFVLLSAAAAFNFNGFFLYVLSAPAFLMQHLGLGPQEFGWLFVPAVVGMSAGSALSERVAGRWHVRRTVAVGMTIMATAALANLLVATLLPPGLPWSVLPIVLYTFGMALSMPSMTLLALELFPSHRGLASSCQSFLQVGINSTIAGIFAPLLWHSPLTLAAGMAGFLTLGGIGFVAWCRRAGGCMR, encoded by the coding sequence ATGCCCGCCACCTCGCCCTGGCTAGCGTTTGTCCTCGCGGCGCTCGCTGCCATCGGGCCGTTTTCGATCGACACCTACCTGCCTGCGTTCGGCGCGATGGGGGCGGAGCTCGGCGCCTCGCCGCTGCAAATCCAGCAGACGCTCACCGCCTACATGGCGACCTTCGCCTTCATGGTGTTGTGGCATGGTGCGCTCGCCGACCACTTCGGGCGCCGGCACGTGCTCATCGCCGGTAGCGTGCTGTTCGCGCTGGCCTCGCTGGTGTGCGCGCTGGCGCCGTCGATCGAGTGGCTGTGGGTGGGTCGCGCGCTGCAGGGCATGGTCGGCGGTGCGGGCATGGTGGTCGGGCGCGCGGTGATCCGCGATCTGTTCGACGGCGCGCATGCGCAGCGGCTGATGTCGCGCGTGATGCTGATCTTCGGCGTCGCCCCGGCGATCGCGCCCATCATCGGCGGCCTGCTGCTGGCCGCGGCGGGCTGGCGCGCGATCTTCTTCTTCCTCGCCTTCTTGGGCGCCGTGCTGGCCGTCCTCACCTGGCGCTTCCTGCCCGAGACCCTGCCGCCGGGGCATCGCCATCCGCTGCATCCGGTGCTGCTCGGCCGCGCCTATCGGCGGGTGCTGGGCAGCGGCGCCTTCGTGCTGCTCAGTGCGGCGGCAGCCTTCAACTTCAACGGTTTCTTCCTCTACGTGCTGTCCGCGCCGGCCTTCCTGATGCAGCACCTGGGACTCGGCCCGCAGGAGTTCGGCTGGCTGTTCGTGCCCGCGGTGGTCGGCATGAGCGCGGGCTCGGCGCTGTCGGAGCGGGTTGCCGGGCGCTGGCACGTGCGCCGCACGGTCGCGGTCGGCATGACGATCATGGCGACCGCGGCGCTCGCCAACCTGCTGGTCGCAACGCTGCTGCCGCCCGGCCTGCCGTGGTCGGTGTTGCCGATCGTGCTGTACACCTTCGGCATGGCCCTGTCGATGCCGAGCATGACGTTGCTGGCGCTGGAGCTGTTCCCCTCGCACCGCGGGCTGGCGTCGAGCTGCCAGAGCTTCCTGCAGGTCGGCATCAATTCGACGATCGCCGGCATCTTCGCGCCGCTGCTGTGGCATTCGCCGTTGACGCTGGCGGCGGGCATGGCGGGTTTCCTGACGCTCGGCGGCATCGGCTTCGTCGCGTGGTGCCGCCGCGCCGGCGGCTGCATGCGCTGA